One segment of Paenibacillus sp. FSL R7-0337 DNA contains the following:
- a CDS encoding ChbG/HpnK family deacetylase, which produces MKKLLLRADDLGYSEGVNYGIAKSVKDGIIGSVGVMPNMPAAVHGLELLKDADVCLGQHTNVCLGRPLTPPDLIPSITNKNGEFKSSREYRQTEEDFVVLDEVILEIEAQYHRFVELVGEPPRYFEGHAVFSANLLKGLEIVAEKYGLKYSGFSMDDNPVKIGSKDVLFHMDSMKPDYVPFESLRSAMKNAEKDEYHMFICHPGYVDGYLLKNSSLTLPRPLEVDMLCDPKTREWLIEAGIELITYDEL; this is translated from the coding sequence ATGAAAAAATTATTATTAAGGGCTGATGATCTAGGCTACTCCGAAGGAGTTAATTACGGTATTGCTAAAAGTGTAAAAGACGGCATCATTGGAAGTGTGGGAGTAATGCCCAATATGCCGGCTGCTGTGCACGGGCTAGAACTGTTAAAGGATGCAGATGTTTGCTTGGGGCAACACACTAATGTATGTCTTGGCAGACCGCTCACTCCTCCCGACTTAATACCAAGCATCACAAATAAAAACGGGGAATTTAAATCATCGCGTGAATACCGCCAGACCGAAGAAGACTTTGTCGTTCTTGATGAAGTCATCCTTGAAATTGAAGCTCAATACCATAGATTTGTCGAGCTTGTTGGTGAACCTCCGCGTTATTTTGAAGGTCATGCCGTTTTCAGTGCTAACCTCTTAAAAGGTCTGGAAATCGTCGCGGAAAAGTACGGTCTTAAATATTCTGGATTTTCTATGGATGATAATCCTGTAAAGATTGGAAGCAAGGATGTTTTATTTCATATGGACAGTATGAAGCCTGATTATGTTCCTTTTGAGTCTTTAAGATCTGCTATGAAAAATGCCGAAAAAGATGAATACCATATGTTTATCTGTCATCCTGGCTATGTGGACGGATATCTTTTGAAAAACTCGTCTCTCACCTTGCCAAGGCCATTGGAAGTAGATATGTTATGCGATCCCAAGACAAGAGAATGGCTGATTGAAGCAGGAATAGAGCTAATTACTTATGATGAACTATAA